From Streptomyces sp. SAI-135:
CCACCCGGCAGCGCGGGGGCGGCAAGGCCTGAACACGGCTCACGGCAGCCCACCCAGGGGCGCGGGGAACTGCGCGACAAGCCCCCACCGGCCGGCAGCCGCCCGACAACCCCCCTCTGAACACCGCTCACGGCAGCCCACCCAGGGGCGCGGGGAACTGCGCGCCAAGCCCCCACCGGCCGGCAGCCGCCCGACAACCCCCCTCTGAACACCGCTCACGGCAGCCCACCCAGGGGCGCGGGGAACTGCGCGCCAAGCCCCCACCGGCCGGCACCCGCCCGACAACCCCCCTCTGAACACCGCTCACGGCAGCCCACCCAGGGGCGCGGGGAACTGCGCGACAAGCCCCCACCGGCCCGCACCCGCCCCACAACCCCACCCGGCACCCCCCTCGCGCACCTCACGGCAACGGCGACGCCCGCTCACCGTCCAGCAACGGCCCCAGCAGATCGCCGTAGTCCTGCAACCGCGCCCCCATGTCCCCGGCCTCGAAGGCCAGTTGCCCAGGCGCCCCACACTCCTCCACCTCCGTCCAGGTCACCGGCGCCGACACCAACGGCCGCGCCCGCGCCCGCAACGTGTACGGAGTCGCCGTCGTCTTACGGGCAGCGTTCTGGCTCCAGTCCACGAAGACCTTCCCGGGCCGCAGACTGCGCGTCATCCGGTGCAGCGCCAGCCGCGGCATCGCCCGCTCCGCCTCCACGGCGAGCTGCTTCGCGTACTCCGACACCTGCTCGGACGAGGCACCCCGCACCGCCGCCAGCAGGTGCAGCCCCTTGGACCCGGCGGTCTTCGGGTACGCCTCGATGCCGTCCGCCGCCAGCCGCTCCCGCAGCCACAGCGCCACCTCGCAGCACTCGACGACCGTCGCGGGCGGGCCCGGATCCAGGTCGAGGACCAGGCGGTCGGCCTCCTCGGGCGAGTCGACCAGCCACTGGTGGGTGTGGAACTCCGTGACCAGGTTGGCCGCCCACATCAGGCTCGCCAGGTCCTGGACCAGCACCATCCGGGCCGGCCCCTCCGAGCGGGGCACCTCGGCCGTGGTGACCCAGTCGGGCGTACCCGGCGGAACGTTCTTGGCGAAGAAGACCTGACCGTCGGGGCCGTCCGGGTAGCGCAGGAAGGAGACGGCACGGTCCCGCAGATGGGGGAGGAGGACGTCGGCCGCGGTGGCGTAGTAGTGGAGCACCTCGCCCTTGGTGAAGCCGGTGGCCGGATACAGCACCTTCTCCAGATTGCTGAGCGCGAGCCGTCGCCCCTCCACCTCTGTGATCGGCGTCATACGATGAGAATCTCATGCAAAGAGGGATAGAACGGCACAAAACCCCAGAAAGGGTGCTGCTGGTGAGATCCATATGGAACGGCGCCATCTCCTTCGGCCTGGTCAGCATCCCGATCAAGCTGGTCAACGCCACCGAGAGCCACTCGATCTCCTTCCGCCAGATCCACACCGAGGACGGCGGACGGGTCCGCTACCGCAAGGTCTGCGAGCTGGAGGACCGGGAGATCAGCCAGGCGGAGATCGGCAAGGGGTACGAGGACGCGGACGGCACCATCATCCCGATCACCGACGAGGACCTGGCCCACCTGCCGCTCCCGACGGCCAAGACCATCGAGATCGTCGCCTTCGTGCCGGCCGAACGGATCGACCCCCTCCAGATGGACGCGTCGTACTACCTCCAGGCGGGCGGCGCCCCCGCGGCCAAGCCGTACACCCTGCTGAGGGAGGCGCTCAAGCGCAGCAACAAGGTGGCCATCGCCAAG
This genomic window contains:
- the ligD gene encoding non-homologous end-joining DNA ligase, translating into MTPITEVEGRRLALSNLEKVLYPATGFTKGEVLHYYATAADVLLPHLRDRAVSFLRYPDGPDGQVFFAKNVPPGTPDWVTTAEVPRSEGPARMVLVQDLASLMWAANLVTEFHTHQWLVDSPEEADRLVLDLDPGPPATVVECCEVALWLRERLAADGIEAYPKTAGSKGLHLLAAVRGASSEQVSEYAKQLAVEAERAMPRLALHRMTRSLRPGKVFVDWSQNAARKTTATPYTLRARARPLVSAPVTWTEVEECGAPGQLAFEAGDMGARLQDYGDLLGPLLDGERASPLP